The Gemmatimonadota bacterium DNA window AAGGACGACCTGGAGGTGAACGCGAAGAGCATCATGGGCGTCCTCATGCTGGCCGCCGAAGCGGGCAGCGAGCTGCGCTTCCGCGGTGCCGGGCCCGACGCCGCCGAGGCCCTCGAGGCGCTCGTGGCCCTGGTCGAACGGGGGTTCGACCTCGGGGAGGACGAGTGACCGTCACCCTCCAGGGCTCCCCGGCATCCGAAGGCATCGCCGAAGGGTGCGCCCGCACCCTGGTCTGGCGGGTGCCGGACGTCCCGCACCACACGGTCGCGCCGGACCAGCTCGAGGCCGAGGTGGCGCGATTCCACCGCGCCCTCGACGAGATGCGGGTTCGCCTGGAGGCGTTGCGGAAGAGCACGGAGGAACGGCTGGGACCGGTGGAGGCCCGCATCTTCGAGCCGCAGCTCCTCATGCTCCAGGACGAGCTGCTGGTCGAAGGCACCGTGCGCTACGTCCGGGAGAATCGGCTTTCCGCGGCCCGGGCCTTCGACCTGCGGACGCTCGAGCTGCTGGCCATGTGGAACCGCACCGAGCATCCCATGGTGCTCGACCGGTTGAACGACCTCCAGGACCTCCAGGTGCACCTGCTGCATCTGCTGCTGGATCTGCCGGCGCCCGCCGTCGCGGATCCGCTGGACGGCCCCACGATCCTCATCGCGGACGACCTCACCCCGTCCCTGACCATGCGGCTGGATGCGCGCCAGGTCGTCGGCATCGTGACGGAGAAGGGGACCCGGACCTCCCACTGGGCCATCCTGGCGCGCTCCCTGGGCATCCCGGCGGTGGTGGGAGCGCGCGGCGTGCTGGCCGCGGCGCGGGCCGGGACGCCGGTCTTGATCGACGGCCGCACCGGGCGCGTGGTCCTGGCGCCCACGGATCCCGAGCGGAGGGCCTTCGCCGACCGCCGCGGTCGACTCCAGGCCTGGCAGCACGAGCTCTCCAGCCATGTCGGGCTGGAGACGATCTCGCGCGACGGAGCGCGCATCGCGCTGCGCGCCAACCTCGATCTTCCGGGCGAGGCCGTGCTCGCCCGACGACAGGGCGCGGACGGCGTGGGCCTGTTCCGCACGGAGTTCCTGGTGGTGGGCCGCAGCGCCATGCCGGACGAGGAAGAGCAGTTCGAGGCCTACCGCCAGGTCGTGGAGGCGTTCGAAGGCCGGTCGGTGATGCTCCGCATCTTCGATCTGGGCGGGGACAAGTTTCCGCTCTTCCTCCGCATGCCGGCCGAGGAGAACCCCTTCCTGGGGTGGCGCTCCGTCCGGGTGGTGCTGGACCGGCCGGACATCTTCCGCCCGCAGATCCGTGCGATCCTGCGGGCCGCCGCGCTCGGTGACGTGCGCGCCATGGTACCCCTGGTGAACACGACGGCCGAGCTGGTGGCCGTCCGACGTCTCTTCGACGAGGAGCGCCAGGCGCTCGAGGCGCGCGGCGTCCCGGTCGGACCCTGTCCCCTCGGCGCGCTCATCGAGACCCCGGCGGCCGCCCTGCACGCCGCCGCCCTGGCCCGCCACGCCGAGTTCCTCTCGGTGGGGACCAACGATCTGGTCCAGTACACGCTCGCCGTGGACCGTACCAACGCCCGCCTCCAACAGCTCTACGACCCGTTCCACCCGGCCGTGGTGCGGCAGCTACACCACGTGGCGCGGGTGGGACGCCGCGGGGGGCGTGACGTCACGGTCTGCGGCGAGTTCGCGGGCAATCCGGTCGGGGCATTCCTGTTGCTGGGGCTGGGATTCACGGCGTTGTCGGTGGCCTGGCCGGCGGTCCCGGAGCTGCGCTCCGCGATCCGCGCCATCGACGTGGGCGAGGCCACGCGGTCGGCGCGTCGCGCGCTGGCCGCCACGGACAGCCGGGGGGTCGTGGAGGAGCTGGTCCGGAGCATCGGACCGGCGGTCGACCTCTCGATGTTCTCGTAGACCGCGGGGGGACGTCCCCTGCGCTTGGCGCTCCCGGGGGGGCTGGATAGGTTGGTGCGTCCCACCCGCTGTGCCCTTTCCACGAGCTAGACAAGGAGACGACCCGCGTGGGTTCTCGACTGTACACGTCCGAGTCGGTGACGGAAGGTCATCCCGACAAGATCGCCGACCAGATCTCCGACGCGATCCTGGACGCGATCCTCACGGACGACTCGAAGGCGCGCGTCGCGTGCGAGACCCTGGTGACCACGGGTGTCGCCATGATCGCGGGCGAGATCACCACGTCCACCTACGTCGACGTTCCCGAGATCGTCCGTGCGACGCTGCTCGGGATCGGCTACGACAATGCCGACTACGGCATCGACGGGCGCACGTGCTCGGTGCTGACCAGCATCGACCGGCAATCGCCCGACATCTCCATGGGTGTCGACACGGGTGGGGCGGGGGATCAGGGCATGATGTTCGGCTACGCCTCCAACGAGACGCCCGAGGGCATGCCCGCGCCGATCATGTTCGCCCATCGGCTGACCCACCGCCTGGCCGAGGTCCGCAAGAACGGGCAGCTTCCCTGGCTGCGGCCGGACGGCAAGTCGCAGGTGACCATCGAGTACGAGGGCGGCAAGCCCCAGCGGGTACACACGGTGGTGGTCTCCGCCCAGCACGGGCCGGAGGTGACCCAGGCCGAGCTGAAGGCGGCCCTGGTGGAGCACGTGATCCGTCCCGTGCTGCCGGAGGAGCTGTACGATCCCGGGTCGTGCGTCCTCCACATCAATCCCACAGGGAAGTTCGAGATCGGCGGACCGCACGGAGACGCGGGGTTGACCGGCCGCAAGATCATCGTCGACACGTACGGCGGCATGGGCCGCCACGGAGGCGGTGCCTTCAGCGGCAAGGATCCGACGAAGGTCGACCGTTCTGGCGCGTATGCTGCGCGGTGGGCGGCCCACAACCTCGTTGCGGCCGGCGCTGCTGCGCGGTGCGAGATCCAGCTCGCGTACGCGATCGGTGTCGTGGAGCCGGTGTCCATCTTCGTCGACACCTTCGGTACCGGTGTCGTGCCGGACGACCAGATGGTCGACGCGCTGCGTGAGGTGTTCGACTTCAGCCCGGCGGGGATCATCGAGGCCCTGGGGCTGCGGAATCCCGTCTTCAAGGCGACGGCGGCCTACGGGCACTTCGGACGGGAGTCGCAGTCCGTGGCGCTCGCCGATGGCCGCACCGTGAGCACGTTCACCTGGGAGCGTCTGGACCGCGTGGACGCCCTTCGGACCGCCCTGAAGCTGTGACCGGATCGCACCCGGCCGGGACCGAACCCCCGGCCGGGTGCGGAGTACTAGCCCGAAGTCGAAGGCCGACGCGTTCGGCGGACCCGCCACTGGGAGTCTTCGGGTGCTGGTCGAGGTTCGGGTGCACAGTCTCGGGATGGACCGGGTCGCCAACCAGCCGGTGGTGATCCTCCAGGAGCGCGGCGGCAGCCGCGTGCTCCCGATCTGGATCGGCCCGAACGAAGCGAACGCGATCGCCACGCAGCTCGCCGGCCTGACCCCGCCGCGCCCCCTCACGCACGACCTCCTCGTCTCGGCCCTCAAGGGCATGGGGGGCACCGTCTCCAAGGTGGTCATCGCGCGCGTGCACGAGAACACGTACTACGCCGAGCTCATCGTGCGGCGTGCGACCGACATCGTCACCATCGACGCGCGACCGTCCGACTCCATCGCCGTCGCGTTGCGGACGGACGCCCACATCTTCGCCGAGGACACCCTGCTGGAGGATCGCACCATCGAGGTGCTCGGTGCGGGGGAGGAGGAAGAAGAGGGCGAGGCTGCGGGTCCCGCGGGCGGCTCTCCCGGGCCCCGTCCCAGCCCCATGGATGCCGACGAGCTCCAGGCCTACCTCCGGCGCCTGGACCCGGAGGACTTCGGGCGTTTCCGGCCCTGACCGGTCCCATCGTCGGTGTGGCCTTCCCCCGTCCGTAGCCTGCTGCTGGCCGCCCTCGTCGTGGGGCCGACCGCTGCCGGGGCCCAGGTACCGGCCGACCTCCCGGTCCTCGAGGGCCGCGTGGTGCGCGTCGACGGGGCGCCGGTCGCGGGCGCGGACGTGCTGCTCCACCGGGTCGCGGTCGATTCGGCCGGCGAGGTGGCTCGCCTGACGAGCGACGCGGACGGCGCCTTCCGCTTTCGCTTCCCGTACGTGCCCGACCCCCAGCGTCTCCGTGAGGTCTTCTTCGGGTCCGTGCGCCACCAGGGCATCCTCTACTTCGGCGGGACCCTCACCACCGCCGCCGACCTGGACAGCCTCTACGTCATCGAGGTCTATGACACGGCCGCGGCGCCGAGCGGCGGGGCGCCGCTGGCCATCGAGGCCCGCAACGTCGTGCTGGAGCCGTCCGATTCAGGATGGCGGGTCACCGACCTCGTGGAGATCCGCAACGACTCCTCGCGCACGTGGGTGAGCGCCACGCCGGGGGAGCCCGTCTGGTCGCTGCCCTTTCCGCCCGGCAGCACGGACCACCAGGTCGGCGACTCGGACCTTCCCCCCGACGCGGCCCGCTTCGTGGAAGGGCGGGCCGAGCTCACGGCGGCGGTGCCGCCCGGGACGCGGGTCTACCTCTTCCGGTACGTCGTGCCGGACATGGCCTTCACGCTGCCGGTGGCCGCACCGACCGCCCACCTGGACCTGCTCATCCGCGAGCCGGCGCCGGACCTCACGGTGCTCGGCCTGGAGGGGGCCCCGCCGGCGGAGCTGGAGCCGGGCACCACCTTCCGCCGCTTCGTGGGGGAGGACGTCGCCGTGCCCGCCGTCCGCGTGCTTCCGGGGGGTGGGGAGGAGCCGCTCCCGCTGGCCGGCATGATGGTGGGCCTCGGTCTGGGCCTGGGGCTGGTCGGGCTGTGGGCGGCCCTGCGGGCCCGGGGCGGGCAGGGCCCCGTGCCGGCGGGTGCAGGCCCGACCCGGGAGGAGCTGATCCTCGAGATCGCGCGACTGGACGCGGCGTTCGCGCGGGAGGCTTCGCCCGACCCGGCCGCCGTGCGCGCCTACCACGACCGCCGCGCCGTGCTACGCAGGGCGCTCGGGGAGCCGCCCGGTCGGGACACGTGAGCGCCGTCCTCTCGCGCGCCCTCGTGCTGCGCGCGACGCCCTACGGAGAGACCAGCCAGATCGTGCGCCTCCTGACCGAGCGCTGGGGGATGGTGGCGGTCGTGGCGCGTGGGGCCCGGAAGAGCGGGGGGAAGGGGGGCGCGGTGCTCGAGCCGTTCGGGACCGGTGAGCTGGCGCTGCGGTACCGGGACGGGCGTGACCTCCAGACCCTCCACGGTTTCACGCTGGAGCGTGCACGTCTGGGCCTGGTGGCGCCCGCCACCCGGTTCGCCGGCGCGTCCGTCCTGGCGGAGCTGCTGCTCCGGGCCGCACCCGAGAGCCCGCAGATGGACCTGCTCCGGACCGTGGAGGAGGCGCTGGACCGACTGGAGCGGGTGCCCGCGGACGCCGTTCCGGGCATCCTCCTGTCGGCGCTGTGGCAGACGGTGGGCGCCCTCGGATACGAGCCCGCCCTCGACGCCTGTGTCCGGTGTGCCCGGCCGCTGGACGACGCCGAGGTGGGGCGGTTCGACTTCGGCCGGGGCGGCGTGCTGTGCGCGTCCTGCGGGAGCGCCGCGCCGGGGCCCCGCGTGGGGCCGGGTGCGCGAGCGGAGCTCGCGGCGTTCCTGGACGGCGGTGCGGCGGGTGAGGTGGGGACCGACCACCTCGTGCCCCACCTGCGCCTCCTGGGCGACTTCATCACCTACCACGTGGCCGAGGGGCGACCGCTGCGTTCCCTGGACCTCCTGCTGGGGCTGCTGGGATGACCCGCCACGTCGGAACGGTCGGCACGGCGGGTCACATCGACCACGGGAAGACCACGCTGGTGCACGCGCTGACCGGGGTGGACACCGACCGGCTCGCCGAGGAGAAGGCGCGCGGCATCACGATCGAGCTCGGCTTCGCCGAGATGGACCTGGGCGACGGCCTGGCCGCGGGCGTGGTGGACGTTCCCGGCCACGAAGGCTTCGTGCGCACCATGGTGGCCGGCGCCAGCGGGATCGACCTCGGCCTGCTCGTGGTGGCGGCCGACGAGGGCATCATGCCGCAGACGACCGAGCACCTGGCGGTGCTCCGGCTCCTCGGTGTGGAGGCGCTCGTGGTGGCCCTGACCAAGGTCGATCTCGTCGACGAGGAGTGGTTGGATCTGGTGCAGGAAGAGGTGACCGCCCTGCTCGAGGGGACACCGTATTCGGGCGCCCCTCAGGTCCCCACGTCCGCCCGGAGCGGGTCGGGGCTGGACGTGCTCCGGCTCGCGGTGCGGGAGCGGCTCCAGGCCACCCGCGCCCGTGCCGTCGACGACCTCGTCCGTCTTCCGGTCGACCGCTGCTTCACCATCCGAGGCACCGGCACCGTCGTGACCGGGACCCTGTGGAGCGGGCGCGTCCGCGTGGGCGATCGCCTGCACGTCCGCCCGGGTGCGGCCGAGGTCCGCGTGCGCGGCCTCCAGGTGCACGGCCGGCCCGTGGAGGAGGCGCGCGCGGGGGAGCGCACCGCCCTGGCGGTGACGGGGGCCGACGCCGAGGCCGTGCAGCGGGGGGCGGTCCTGACGGACCTGACCGAATGGACGGCGGACCGTCGTCTCACGGTGTGGGCGGAGAGCCTCCCCGGCGGGGGCGGATGGAGCCGGGGGGAGCGGGTGCGCGTCCACCTGGGCACCGCCGAAGCGTTCGCGCGCGTGCTTCCGCTCGGCGCCGACCGCATCGAGGATGGCGCGGCCGGCTTCGCCGAACTGCGCTCGGCTCAGCCCCTCCCGGCCCGGGCCGGCGACCGCATCGTCCTGCGCAGCCTGAACCCGGTCCGCACGGTGGGTGGGGCCCAGGTGCTGGAGCCTCACCCCCCGCGGCGGTCGCGGAAGCGTCCCCTCCCCGAGACGGCCCTCACCACCCTGTCCTCGGGTCCGGTGGCCGACCGCGTGGCGGTGGTCCTGGAGCGGGCCGGGCCCGAGGGCGCCATCGTGTCGGAGCTGCCGGTCCTGACGGGATGTCCTCCCGAGGCCTGCCGATCCGCGTTGGGAGAGGTGGGGGCCTGCCTGCGCGGACGCAACGCCTGGGCGGCGTCCGTGGTGGAGACGGCGGCCCGGGGCCTGGAGCGGTGGGTGCGCGAGGCGCTGACAGCCGATCCCCTGGCCCCGGGCGTGGCGCCCGAGGCGGCCCGACAGGCGGCGGGCGGCGGGCCGGTCGCGGAGATGGCCCTGGACGCCCGGATCCAGGGAGGCGTCCTGGAGCTGGCGGAGGGCCTGCTCCGGCCGGTCGGGCACCGGGTGGATCCCGGACCCGATGAGCGCCGTCGACTCGACCGGATGGCGGCTGGATACCGGAGCGCCGGGTTGGAGGCCCCCACCGTGGAAGCCGTGGCCGCCGCCGTGGAGGAGCCCGATCCCTGGCCGCTGGTGCGCCACCTGGAACGGGAGGGCGTGCTGACCCGGGTGGAGTCGGAGTTGTTCGTGTGGTCGAGCGCGCTCCGGGAGGCTTCAGACCGGGTGGTCGAGGAGCTTGGAGGCAGGGAGGGGTTGGGGCCCCAGGACTTCAAGGGGGCGTTGCCGCTGTCCCGCCGGCACCTTCTCCCGATCCTGGGTTACCTCGACCGAGAGGGGGTGACACGACGTGACCAGGCCGGACGCACGGTATCGACCCGGGCCGACCTCGCCCCTCCGGCATCTTGACCGCCCGCGCAGCGCCCCCGTATGCTGCAGCACGTCCCGCGTGAGCGGCTGGATTCCTGGAGGCTTATCGGTCCGACGGCTACAGACTTCGAGGCAGACGTGAAGGCTCCGCTCGGGCGACTCTTCGCCCTCGCGATCGTGGCCTTCCTTCTGGCCGTGACGGCATCGGCCGCTTCCGCCCAGCAGACGGGGGAACAGGGGCGACCGACGCCTCAGTTCGAGTTGGAACAGAACTACCCCAACCCCTTCAATCCTGAGACACGGATCCCCTTCGTGCTCAGTGAAGGACTGTTCCAGGACGGGCGGCCGGTTCGGGTCACGATCCGCATCTACAACATGCTGCAGCAGTTCATCGCCGCCCCCACCGCGCTCGGTGTGGGTGGGGGTGAAGGCTTGCCCGTGGACAACCTCGAATACGGGGTGCCCGGTCGCTACGAGGCGTACTGGGACGGGAGGGACCGCAACGGAGCACAGGTGGCATCCGGTGTCTATTTCGTGCAGCTCACGGTGAACGGGCGCACGCAGATCAAGCGGATGCTGGTGGCGAAGTAGCGAGCCGCGTTCCGACTCGCCCCGTCGTCAGGGGGCCCGGGACGCCAGCAGCTCGAGGAAGTCGTCCGCGCCTTGCGCCTTGAGCAGCAGCTCCGGCACCTGCGGATCCTTCGCGAACTGCGCGATCTTCCCCAGCACCGGCAGATACTGGTTGGACACCTCGAGCGGCGGCGCCACGATCAGGAAGAAGTGCTGCACCGGCTGTCCGTCGATGGCCTTGAAGTCCAGGCCGCTCGGCTTGCGTCCGTAGGCGAGCCGGAGCCGGCTCACCACCAGGGAACGGCAGTGCGGGATGGCGATGCCCTTGCCGATCCCGGTGGAGCCGAGCTTCTCCCGACGGCGCAGGGTCTTGAGGAGAGTGGCCTCCGACTTGTCGTCGAGGCGCAGAAGATGGATCAGCTCTTCGAGCGCGTCGTCCTTGGCCTCGGCCTTGAGGTCGAGTGCGACGGAGTCCGCCGTGAAGAGATCGCGTAGCCTCATGTCCAGCCATCCTCGGTGATCGAGGGGCCCGGGGTTCCAGGGGAAGCGCGAAGGTTACCCGGAGGGCTCCGAGGTGTAAAGGGTTCCGCGGGCGCCCTTCAACCGGTTCGACTGCCGATCTACGTTCCTGCCATGGCCGACGACTTCATCGATCTCCTGCGCGGGATGCGCTCGCCGCTCTTCCTGGCCCCCCAGGCCGGCGTGAGCGAGTCCCCCTTCCGCCGTCTATGCCGGTCCTTCGGCGCGGACGTGGTGGTGAGCGAGTTCGTCTCGGCGGACGGGATCGTGCGGGAGAGCGAGCGTAGCGCCCGCTACCTCCGCTTCGACGTCGAGGAGCATCCGATCGGCGTCCAGATCTTCGGCTCCGATCCGGAGATGATGGGGCGAGCGGCCGCGCACGTCGCGGAGACGTTCGGCCCGGACTTCATCGACATCAACTTCGGATGTCCGGTCAAGAAGGTGGTGCGACGCAATGGAGGCTCCGGGTGCTTGCGCGACCTGGACCTCGTCGAGGACATCGTGCGTGCGGTCGTGGCGGCCACCGCGCTGCCGACGACCGTCAAGATCCGCAGCGGGTTCGACGAAGCCACCCGCGATCCCGTGGGGATCGCCGTGCGCTGCGAAGCTGCGGGTGCGCGCATGCTGACGCTCCACCCCCGCACGCGCGCCGACATGTACTCCGGGCACGCCCGTTGGGACGAGATCCGTTCCGTCACCGAGGCCCTGACCATCCCGGTCATCGGGAACGGCGACATCCGCACCGGCGACGATGCCGCCCGGATGCGTGACGAGACCGGCTGCCATGGCATCATGATCGCCCGCGGGTCGCATGGCGCCCCCTGGATCTTCCGGGAGGCGCGCGCCGCGCTGGACGGGCGTCCTGTGCCCGCCGCTCCGGACGTGGGGGAGCGCTTCCGCATCTGCCTGGCCCATGCCCGCCACGCGCTGGACTTCGGGGGCGACCGGGAGCGGGCCCTCCTGGAGTTCCGCAAGCACCTGGCCTGGTACACGAAGGGCCTGCCGGAGGGGCGTGCGCTCCGGGTCCGGCTCTTCGAGGCCGCCACCCTGGACGACGTGCAGGCGCTGCTGCGGGAGTACGTGGAGGCGTCGCTGGCGACCGCCTGACGCGGACGGGGCAGGGGGCCGGGGCGCGCCCCCCTTCGCATGCCTGCGACCGGCGGGATCGGCTCGGTGGAGCCGGACCGGCGACCCCCCGGCACGGATCCCGCATCCTGCCTGCGGGTACCAGGAAACACGACGGCCGGAAGGTTCAGAGCCGGTCGGACTTTCGGGGGCGTCACGGCTTCGACGTGTCTGGAGAGTCTCGAGTCGCGTGCCGAGGTGCCCGGGAGGCCTCGTAAAACACCTGGGAAACTTTTAGTTGCCAACTCTGAACTGGCGCTGGCTGCCTAACTTCGGTTAGCTGCAGTCCGTCTCTTGAGCGGCCCGCCCGAGGCGGTTCCTGAGACGTCGACAATTCGGGCTGCTGCGTGCGTTCCGCCTTCCGGCGCACGCTGAAGACACAGGGGGGCTAGCCCGGGAGAGGGTGGTTCGCTGACCCTCCCCGGCGCGAACTGAACAGCGAGCTACGCACGTAGTGGCTCTGGAGGATCCTTTCGCGGACGCGGGTTCGACTCCCGCCGCCTCCACTGCAGAAGAGCTCTCGCAGCCCGAACGGCTGCGGGGGCTCTTCTGGTTTCGGGGCCCGCGGGAGGCGGACCCGCGCGGACCGCGCAGCGGGCCGCAGCGGGTTCGGTCCAAGCGGCCAACGCCGCGGTCCGAAGGAGCATGACGGCTACCCGCGCTCCCTCGGCCGTAGGCCGAGACTCCCGCCGCCTCCACTGCACGGACGCCCTCGTGACCTCAGCGGTCGCGGGGGCTTCGTCGTTCTGATGATCGGTATGCCGGTCCCTCCCTCGACGGGGCACCTTGAGTTCGCGCCGACCGGCAGCTACCTTGATGCGTAAGCAGAGACTTACGCGTCAGGAACCGGAGTCGCCGCACGATGGCCCTCAACGCCTCCCCCGCGCTGGATGCAGTGGGCGAACCCACCCGCCGCCGCATTCTCGACCTGCTGCGATCCGGCCCCACGTCCGTGACCGATCTGGCCGCCGAGCTACCCGTCAGCAGGCCGGCCGTGTCCCAGCACCTGGCCAGGCTCCAGGACGCGGGCCTGGTCCGATGTTCCGTCCG harbors:
- the recO gene encoding DNA repair protein RecO is translated as MSAVLSRALVLRATPYGETSQIVRLLTERWGMVAVVARGARKSGGKGGAVLEPFGTGELALRYRDGRDLQTLHGFTLERARLGLVAPATRFAGASVLAELLLRAAPESPQMDLLRTVEEALDRLERVPADAVPGILLSALWQTVGALGYEPALDACVRCARPLDDAEVGRFDFGRGGVLCASCGSAAPGPRVGPGARAELAAFLDGGAAGEVGTDHLVPHLRLLGDFITYHVAEGRPLRSLDLLLGLLG
- the metK gene encoding methionine adenosyltransferase, with protein sequence MGSRLYTSESVTEGHPDKIADQISDAILDAILTDDSKARVACETLVTTGVAMIAGEITTSTYVDVPEIVRATLLGIGYDNADYGIDGRTCSVLTSIDRQSPDISMGVDTGGAGDQGMMFGYASNETPEGMPAPIMFAHRLTHRLAEVRKNGQLPWLRPDGKSQVTIEYEGGKPQRVHTVVVSAQHGPEVTQAELKAALVEHVIRPVLPEELYDPGSCVLHINPTGKFEIGGPHGDAGLTGRKIIVDTYGGMGRHGGGAFSGKDPTKVDRSGAYAARWAAHNLVAAGAAARCEIQLAYAIGVVEPVSIFVDTFGTGVVPDDQMVDALREVFDFSPAGIIEALGLRNPVFKATAAYGHFGRESQSVALADGRTVSTFTWERLDRVDALRTALKL
- a CDS encoding metalloregulator ArsR/SmtB family transcription factor — encoded protein: MALNASPALDAVGEPTRRRILDLLRSGPTSVTDLAAELPVSRPAVSQHLARLQDAGLVRCSVRGRHHLYALRSDGFEAIRDYADSFWSDALARFRVVAESLEAG
- a CDS encoding HPr family phosphocarrier protein — encoded protein: MTTPVTARTRIVNPLGLHARPAAALVSLAGRYAADLRVAKDDLEVNAKSIMGVLMLAAEAGSELRFRGAGPDAAEALEALVALVERGFDLGEDE
- a CDS encoding carboxypeptidase-like regulatory domain-containing protein, with the protein product MWPSPVRSLLLAALVVGPTAAGAQVPADLPVLEGRVVRVDGAPVAGADVLLHRVAVDSAGEVARLTSDADGAFRFRFPYVPDPQRLREVFFGSVRHQGILYFGGTLTTAADLDSLYVIEVYDTAAAPSGGAPLAIEARNVVLEPSDSGWRVTDLVEIRNDSSRTWVSATPGEPVWSLPFPPGSTDHQVGDSDLPPDAARFVEGRAELTAAVPPGTRVYLFRYVVPDMAFTLPVAAPTAHLDLLIREPAPDLTVLGLEGAPPAELEPGTTFRRFVGEDVAVPAVRVLPGGGEEPLPLAGMMVGLGLGLGLVGLWAALRARGGQGPVPAGAGPTREELILEIARLDAAFAREASPDPAAVRAYHDRRAVLRRALGEPPGRDT
- the dusB gene encoding tRNA dihydrouridine synthase DusB, with product MADDFIDLLRGMRSPLFLAPQAGVSESPFRRLCRSFGADVVVSEFVSADGIVRESERSARYLRFDVEEHPIGVQIFGSDPEMMGRAAAHVAETFGPDFIDINFGCPVKKVVRRNGGSGCLRDLDLVEDIVRAVVAATALPTTVKIRSGFDEATRDPVGIAVRCEAAGARMLTLHPRTRADMYSGHARWDEIRSVTEALTIPVIGNGDIRTGDDAARMRDETGCHGIMIARGSHGAPWIFREARAALDGRPVPAAPDVGERFRICLAHARHALDFGGDRERALLEFRKHLAWYTKGLPEGRALRVRLFEAATLDDVQALLREYVEASLATA
- a CDS encoding PTS sugar transporter subunit IIA, whose protein sequence is MRLRDLFTADSVALDLKAEAKDDALEELIHLLRLDDKSEATLLKTLRRREKLGSTGIGKGIAIPHCRSLVVSRLRLAYGRKPSGLDFKAIDGQPVQHFFLIVAPPLEVSNQYLPVLGKIAQFAKDPQVPELLLKAQGADDFLELLASRAP
- a CDS encoding bifunctional nuclease family protein, which encodes MHSLGMDRVANQPVVILQERGGSRVLPIWIGPNEANAIATQLAGLTPPRPLTHDLLVSALKGMGGTVSKVVIARVHENTYYAELIVRRATDIVTIDARPSDSIAVALRTDAHIFAEDTLLEDRTIEVLGAGEEEEEGEAAGPAGGSPGPRPSPMDADELQAYLRRLDPEDFGRFRP
- the ptsP gene encoding phosphoenolpyruvate--protein phosphotransferase produces the protein MTVTLQGSPASEGIAEGCARTLVWRVPDVPHHTVAPDQLEAEVARFHRALDEMRVRLEALRKSTEERLGPVEARIFEPQLLMLQDELLVEGTVRYVRENRLSAARAFDLRTLELLAMWNRTEHPMVLDRLNDLQDLQVHLLHLLLDLPAPAVADPLDGPTILIADDLTPSLTMRLDARQVVGIVTEKGTRTSHWAILARSLGIPAVVGARGVLAAARAGTPVLIDGRTGRVVLAPTDPERRAFADRRGRLQAWQHELSSHVGLETISRDGARIALRANLDLPGEAVLARRQGADGVGLFRTEFLVVGRSAMPDEEEQFEAYRQVVEAFEGRSVMLRIFDLGGDKFPLFLRMPAEENPFLGWRSVRVVLDRPDIFRPQIRAILRAAALGDVRAMVPLVNTTAELVAVRRLFDEERQALEARGVPVGPCPLGALIETPAAALHAAALARHAEFLSVGTNDLVQYTLAVDRTNARLQQLYDPFHPAVVRQLHHVARVGRRGGRDVTVCGEFAGNPVGAFLLLGLGFTALSVAWPAVPELRSAIRAIDVGEATRSARRALAATDSRGVVEELVRSIGPAVDLSMFS
- the selB gene encoding selenocysteine-specific translation elongation factor, whose translation is MTRHVGTVGTAGHIDHGKTTLVHALTGVDTDRLAEEKARGITIELGFAEMDLGDGLAAGVVDVPGHEGFVRTMVAGASGIDLGLLVVAADEGIMPQTTEHLAVLRLLGVEALVVALTKVDLVDEEWLDLVQEEVTALLEGTPYSGAPQVPTSARSGSGLDVLRLAVRERLQATRARAVDDLVRLPVDRCFTIRGTGTVVTGTLWSGRVRVGDRLHVRPGAAEVRVRGLQVHGRPVEEARAGERTALAVTGADAEAVQRGAVLTDLTEWTADRRLTVWAESLPGGGGWSRGERVRVHLGTAEAFARVLPLGADRIEDGAAGFAELRSAQPLPARAGDRIVLRSLNPVRTVGGAQVLEPHPPRRSRKRPLPETALTTLSSGPVADRVAVVLERAGPEGAIVSELPVLTGCPPEACRSALGEVGACLRGRNAWAASVVETAARGLERWVREALTADPLAPGVAPEAARQAAGGGPVAEMALDARIQGGVLELAEGLLRPVGHRVDPGPDERRRLDRMAAGYRSAGLEAPTVEAVAAAVEEPDPWPLVRHLEREGVLTRVESELFVWSSALREASDRVVEELGGREGLGPQDFKGALPLSRRHLLPILGYLDREGVTRRDQAGRTVSTRADLAPPAS